A genomic region of Raphanus sativus cultivar WK10039 chromosome 6, ASM80110v3, whole genome shotgun sequence contains the following coding sequences:
- the LOC108811257 gene encoding peroxisomal membrane protein 11B produces MSSDTLDKLVVFLAKRDGIDKLVKTFQYVSKLACWHVEATRPEAAEKFKKWEVASGLSRKAFRTGRSLTGFNALRRNPGATPVIRFLAVLANSGEMVYFFFDHFLWLSRIGTLDPKIAKKMSFISAFGESFGYVFFIIIDCIFIRQRLGSLKRLKTNDEPKEETSGKISEIQGDIVMRLMGISANVADLIIALAEIQPNPFCNHTVTLGISGLVSAWAGWYRNWPS; encoded by the exons ATGTCTTCGGACACGTTGGACAAGCTGGTGGTGTTCTTGGCTAAGAGAGATGGAATAGACAAGCTTGTGAAAACATTCCAATACGTCTCCAAGCTAGCCTGCTGGCACGTTGAAGCCACACGACCCGAGGCGGCCGAGAAGTTCAAGAAATGGGAGGTCGCGTCCGGTCTCAGCCGCAAAGCATTCAG GACCGGGAGGTCTCTCACGGGTTTCAATGCCTTGAGACGAAACCCTGGTGCAACACCTGTGATACGTTTCTTGGCGGTTCTAGCCAATTCAGGAGAGATGGTTTACTTCTTCTTCGATCATTTCCTTTGGTTATCAAGAATCGGTACACTAGATCCTAAGATCGCTAAGAAAATGAGTTTCATCTCGGCTTTTGGTGAATCTTTTGGTTACGTTTTCTTTATCATCATCGATTGCATTTTCATAAGGCAGAGACTCGGATCCTTGAAAAGACTCAAGACCAATGATGAACCGAAAGAAGAAACCAGCGGGAAAATCAGCGAGATTCAGGGAGATATAGTGATGAGATTGATGGGAATTTCAGCTAACGTTGCGGATTTGATTATCGCATTGGCGGAAATTCAACCGAACCCGTTTTGTAACCACACGGTTACACTCGGTATAAGCGGTTTAGTTTCGGCTTGGGCTGGTTGGTATAGGAATTGGCCATCGTGA
- the LOC108805939 gene encoding probable aquaporin TIP5-1, which yields MRRMIPTTFSSKFQGAVSMNALRCYVSEFISTFFFVLAAVGSVMASRKLTAGDVTGPFSVLIPAIANAFALSSSVYISWNVSGGHVNPAVTFGMAVAGRISVPTAMFYWTSQMIASVMACLVLKVTVVEQHVPIYKIAGEMTGFGASVLEGVLSFVLVYTVFTANDPRRGLPLAVGPIFIGFVAGANVLAAGPFSGGAMNPACAFGSAMIYGSFKNQAVYWVGPLLGGATAALVYDNMVVVPAAEDDRGSSTGDATVV from the exons ATGAGAAGAATGATTCCAACAACGTTTTCAAGTAAGTTCCAAGGAGCAGTGAGTATGAATGCGTTGAGATGTTACGTTTCTGAGTTTATCTCAACCTTCTTCTTCGTCCTCGCAGCCGTTGGATCCGTCATGGCTTCAA GGAAACTGACTGCGGGTGATGTTACGGGTCCGTTTAGTGTATTAATACCGGCGATTGCAAATGCGTTTGCATTATCATCTTCAGTTTACATCTCTTGGAACGTCTCTGGCGGCCATGTGAATCCAGCGGTTACGTTTGGAATGGCGGTTGCTGGTCGGATTAGCGTTCCAACCGCTATGTTCTACTGGACATCACAGATGATCGCCTCTGTTATGGCTTGCCTTGTCCTTAAAGTAACCGTAGTTGAACAG CACGTACCGATCTATAAGATCGCTGGAGAAATGACGGGTTTTGGAGCATCGGTTCTCGAGGGTGTTCTATCGTTCGTCCTTGTCTACACCGTGTTCACGGCCAACGACCCGAGACGTGGCTTACCTTTAGCCGTGGGACCTATATTCATAGGGTTTGTTGCGGGCGCCAATGTTTTAGCCGCTGGTCCGTTCTCTGGTGGAGCCATGAATCCTGCATGTGCCTTTGGGTCGGCTATGATTTACGGAAGCTTCAAGAACCAAGCCGTCTACTGGGTCGGGCCTTTGCTCGGAGGAGCCACCGCTGCGCTAGTGTATGACAACATGGTTGTGGTTCCTGCAGCTGAAGATGACCGTGGTTCATCTACTGGAGATGCCACTGTAGTGTGA
- the LOC108805938 gene encoding NO-associated protein 1, chloroplastic/mitochondrial produces the protein MALRALSTFPSLPRRFTRRDPALTSIHRNPATSIVCKSISSGSEPTVSLSERDGFAAAAPTPGERFLESQRAHQAQKVLKRETKKNKKKEEESVRKVVVVDTSVSCCYGCGAPLQTSDVDSPGFVDLVTYDLKKKHHQLRTVICGRCQLLSHGHMITAVGGNGGYAGGGKQFVSADELREKLSHLRYEKALIVKLVDVVDFNGSFLARVRDLVGANPIILVITKVDLLPKGTDMNCIGDWVVEMTTKKKLNVLSVHLTSSKSLDGVSGVASEIQKEKKGRDVYILGAANVGKSAFINALLKTMAERDPVAAAAQKYKPIQSAVPGTTLGPIQINAFLGGEKLYDTPGVHLHHRQAAVVHSDDLPALAPQNRLRGQSFDISTLPNQSSSSSPEGETLNGYTFFWGGLVRIDILKALPETRFTFYGPKALEIHVVPTKTATEFYQKEVGVLLTPPSGKDQIQEWKGLQSHRLLRIEFNDPKRPASDVAISGLGWISIEPIRRSKDSEPPRDLQEAEHEIRVCVSVPKPVEVFIRPTLPIGTSGAEWYQYRDLSDKEEELRPKWYF, from the exons ATGGCGCTACGAGCACTCTCCACGTTCCCTTCTCTTCCTCGTCGCTTCACCAGACGCGACCCCGCTCTCACCTCGATCCACCGAAACCCCGCGACGTCCATCGTATGCAAGTCCATCTCCTCCGGTTCAGAACCGACGGTCTCACTCTCGGAGCGGGACGGCTTCGCGGCTGCTGCTCCGACCCCCGGAGAGAGGTTCCTGGAGAGCCAACGAGCTCACCAAGCTCAGAAAGTGCTCAAAAGAGAGACgaagaagaataaaaagaaggaagaagagagcgTGCGCAAAGTCGTCGTCGTCGACACCTCCGTCTCCTGTTGCTACGGCTGCGGAGCTCCGTTACAGACCTCCGACGTTGATTCTCCCGGATTCGTCGATCTCGTTACTTACGACTTG AAGAAGAAACATCACCAGCTGAGAACGGTGATATGTGGAAGATGTCAGCTTTTGTCTCATGGACATATGATTACAGCTGTCGGTGGCAACGGAGGGTACGCTGGTGGTGGGAAGCAGTTCGTCTCGGCTGATGAACTCAGGGAGAAGCTCTCTCACTTGCGTTATGAGAAGGCTTTGATTGTTAAGTTGGTCGACGTTGTGGATTTCAATGGTAGCTTTTTAGCTCGTGTTCGTGATCTAGTTGGTGCTAATCCCATCATACTAGTTATAACTAAG GTTGATCTCCTTCCTAAAGGAACAGATATGAATTGTATTGGTGATTGGGTTGTGGAAATGACCACGAAGAAAAAGCTAAA TGTCTTGAGTGTCCATCTCACAAGTTCCAAGTCTCTGGATGGAGTTAGCGGAGTTGCGTCTGAAATCCAGAAGGAGAAAAAG GGACGAGATGTCTACATTCTG GGTGCAGCCAACGTGGGGAAGTCAGCATTCATCAATGCTTTGCTGA AAACAATGGCCGAAAGGGATCCTGTTGCAGCAGCGGCACAAAAGTACAAACCAATTCAGTCAGCTGTCCCTGGAACAACCTTGGGTCCAATTCAGATCAACGCCTTCCTCGGAGGAGAG AAGCTGTATGACACACCGGGAGTTCACTTACACCACAGGCAAGCAGCTGTTGTTCATTCAGATGATTTACCCGCCCTTGCTCCTCAAAATCGGCTCAGAGGCCAGTCTTTCGAT ATTTCAACATTGCCAAATCAATCGTCAAGTAGTAGTCCCGAGGGTGAGACCTTAAACGGTTATACATTCTTTTGGGGAGGTCTCGTCAGGATTGACATCTTGAAG GCTCTACCAGAAACACGTTTCACATTCTATGGACCAAAGGCTCTTGAGATCCATGTAGTACCAACTAAAACAGCAACCGAGTTTTACCAG AAAGAAGTGGGCGTGCTTCTCACACCTCCATCAGGGAAAGATCAGATACAGGAGTGGAAAGGGTTGCAATCTCACCGTTTACTCCGTATCGAATTTAACGATCCCAAAAG ACCGGCTAGTGATGTGGCTATTTCTGGGTTAGGATGGATTTCAATCGAACCAATCCGCAGATCAAAAGACTCTGAGCCGCCGAGAGATCTCCAAGAAGCAGAGCATGAGATACGTGTTTGCGTGAGTGTGCCAAAACCAGTTGAAGTGTTTATCAGACCAACACTACCCATTGGCACTTCTGGTGCTGAATGGTATCAGTACCGTGACTTATCCGACAAGGAAGAAGAGCTCAGACCCAAATGGTACTTCtga